In Solanum lycopersicum chromosome 5, SLM_r2.1, the following are encoded in one genomic region:
- the LOC138348936 gene encoding uncharacterized protein — protein MSVHYYPGKANVVVDALNILSMGSVAHFEEERKELVKDVHRLAHLVVRLMSISDNGVTVQNGTNSSSVVEVKEKQDSDPIFLELNNAVHNLRVEVFSQGGYGVHRYQGRLCFPDVGELMQHILAEAHNSRYSINPGVTKMYHDLREVYWWNGMKRDRRLCLGTQGNLSTTLHPQTDGQEKRTIQTLEDMLRACVIHFKDSWDDHLSLIKFVYNNNYHCSIQMTPYEALYGHRCRSHVGWFEVGQATLIGPDSVLYAMERVQLIRDRLKIAQSHQKSYADVKRRELEFQVYDWVFLKGVMRFGMKGKLSTRDIVPYKIFKRDGKVEFSYSCQQN, from the exons atgagtgtgcATTATTATCCTGGTAAAGCGAATGTAGTAGTAGATGCCCTCAAcatattatctatgggtagtgtagcccattttgaggaagaaaggaaagagctagtgaaggatgttcacaggcttgctcacTTAGtagttcgccttatgagcatatcagacaatggtgtaacagttcagaatgggaCAAATTCTTCTtcggtagtggaggttaaggaaaagcaagacagtgatccaatttttcttgaacttaATAATGCAGTCCACAATctgagagtggaggttttctcccaagggggatatGGTGTACAtcgctaccagggtagattgtgtttTCCTGATGTGGGCGAGTTGATGCAGCATATTCTTGCTGAAGCCCATAACTCCAGGTATTCTATTAATCCAGGTGTCACTAAGATGTATCACGATCtacgggaagtctattggtggaatggcatgaagagggatagaAGACtct GTCTTGGTACCCAAggtaaccttagtacaacattgcATCCACAAACGGATGGGCAGGAaaagcgtaccattcagaccttagaggatatgttgagagcttgtgtgattcATTTCAAGgatagttgggatgatcacctttcTCTTATCAAGTTTGTCTACAACAATAACTACCATTGCAGCATTCAGATgaccccttatgaggctttgtatgggcatagatgtagatctcatgttggttggtttgaagtaggtcaagcaactttgatagggccagattcagtcCTCTATGCTATGGAGAGAGTGCAACttattagagatagacttaagatagCCCAAAGtcatcagaaatcttatgcagatgtaaagAGAAgagaactagagttccaagtttatgattgggtttttttgaaaggggtgatgagatttggaatgAAAGGGAAGCTAAGTACTAGAGATATAGTCCCTTACAAGATCTTTAAAAGGGATGGCAAAGTGGAATTTAGTTATagttgccagcagaattag